The following are encoded in a window of Desulfonatronovibrio magnus genomic DNA:
- a CDS encoding DUF5615 family PIN-like protein produces the protein MPEMMRLYLDQMIQVHVRDVLARMGFNVVRASEFGQSRSDDHEILAKAIQEQRILITLDDHFGDWAVLPLNLHYGVIRLKVYPTSAQNILDLVTPFLEKVDPADLLNYLVILSKTREKWISSAQ, from the coding sequence ATGCCTGAAATGATGCGCCTCTATTTGGACCAGATGATCCAAGTGCATGTTCGTGATGTATTGGCACGAATGGGATTTAATGTTGTCCGGGCATCAGAATTTGGTCAATCTCGGTCGGATGACCACGAAATACTTGCCAAGGCTATACAGGAACAGCGAATACTGATTACACTAGACGATCACTTCGGTGATTGGGCTGTTCTTCCCCTGAATTTGCATTATGGCGTGATCCGGTTGAAAGTGTATCCAACTTCCGCTCAAAATATTCTTGACCTCGTCACCCCCTTTCTGGAGAAGGTTGATCCGGCGGACTTGCTCAACTACCTTGTTATATTATCAAAAACAAGAGAGAAGTGGATTTCGTCTGCACAGTAA
- a CDS encoding DUF433 domain-containing protein, with translation MFFERIEWNPRVCNGKPVIRGTRIPLGIILEQIAHGVSWEQLLRDYPELTRDDIQATLFFARANIEHADIREVHA, from the coding sequence GAACCCCAGAGTATGCAACGGAAAGCCTGTCATTAGGGGAACGAGAATTCCTTTGGGCATCATTCTGGAACAGATAGCGCACGGAGTTTCCTGGGAGCAGCTATTACGCGACTATCCAGAGCTGACCAGGGACGACATCCAGGCGACGCTCTTCTTTGCACGAGCGAATATTGAACATGCCGACATCCGGGAGGTTCATGCCTGA